In one window of Erythrolamprus reginae isolate rEryReg1 chromosome 1, rEryReg1.hap1, whole genome shotgun sequence DNA:
- the ATG13 gene encoding autophagy-related protein 13 isoform X5, with translation MDTDLSSQDRKDLDKFIKFFALKTVQVIVQARLGEKICTRSSSSPTGSDWFNLAIKDIPEVTHEAKKALAGQLPAVGRSMCVEISLKTSEGDSMELEIWCLEMNEKCDKETKVSYTVYNRLSLLLKSLLAITRVTPAYRLSRKQGHEYVILYRVYFGEVQLNGLGEGFQTVRVGTVGTPLGTITLSCAYRINLAFMCTRQFERTPPIMGIIIDHFVDRPYPSSSPMHPCNYRTGEENAVAYPSVEDSQEVCTTSFSTSPPSQLVVPGKDGGIPMIPSQPMHGTQADHEKIMTCTPLDGGHYSAVTPSSSEDPETVSNSSEGKSGSPHDALETFFVRKVGAFVNKPISQVNPPDSPDTESPLQGSLHSVGSSGSSNGNIHDDFVMVDFKPAFSKDDIIPMDLGTFYREFQNPPQLSSLSIDIGAQSMAEDLDSLPEKLAVHERNVKEFDAFVETLQ, from the exons ATGGATACTGACCTCAGCTCCCAGGACCGGAAGGACTTGGACAAGTTCATAAAATTTTTTGCTTTGAAG ACTGTACAGGTGATTGTGCAGGCCCGACTTGGAGAAAAAATCTGCACTCGCTCATCCTCCTCACCCACAGGCTCTGACTGG TTCAACTTGGCAATCAAAGACATACCAGAAGTTACTCATGAAGCAAAAAAAGCTTTGGCAGGACAGCTGCCTGCTGTTGGACGATCAATGTGTGTGGAAATCTCCCTTAAAACCTCTGAG GGAGATTCCATGGAGCTGGAAATCTGGTGTTTAGAAATGAACGAAAA GTGTGATAAAGAAACCAAAGTTTCCTACACTGTGTATAATAGGCTGTCTCTACTGCTGAAATCTTTGCTTGCTATAACAAGGGTGACACCAGCCTATAGACTCTCAAGGAAACAAGGTCATGAATATGTCATATTGTACAG GGTATACTTTGGAGAAGTGCAACTGAATGGCTTGGGAGAAG GATTTCAGACAGTCCGAGTTGGGACAGTTGGTACTCCACTAGGCACAATCACTTTGTCATGTGCCTACAGAATCAACCTAGCATTCATGTGTACCAG GCAGTTTGAGAGGACCCCACCTATCATGGGGATTATCATTGATCACTTTGTGGACCGTCCCTACCCCAGCTCCTCACCCATGCATCCCTGCAATTACAG AACAGGTGAAGAAAATGCAGTGGCATATCCATCAGTAGAAGATTCTCAAGAAGTGTGCACAACTTCTTTCTCTACTTCTCCCCCATCTCAG TTGGTTGTTCCAGGAAAGGATGGAGGAATACCTATGATCCCTAGCCAACCAATGCATGGCACCCAGGCAGATCATGAGAAAATAATGACATGCACCCCGCTAGATGGAGGTCATTACTCTGCAGTTACTCCATCTAGTAG tgagGATCCAGAAACTGTATCTAACAGCAGTGAAGGAAAGAGTGGTTCTCCACACGATGCCCTGGAGACCTTCTTTGTTCGAAAAGTGGGAGCTTTTGTCAACAAGCCCATCAGCCAG GTAAATCCTCCTGATTCTCCAGACACAGAATCTCCCTTACAAGGTAGTCTACACTCAGTGGGTTCCAGTGGCAGCAGCAATGGGAATATCCATGATGATTTTGTTATGGTAGATTTT AAGCCAGCATTTTCTAAGGATGACATTATCCCCATGGACCTGGGGACTTTCTATCGTGAATTTCAGAATCCTCCTCAACTCAGCAGCCTCTCCATTGATATTGGAGCTCAATCCATGGCAGAAGACCTG GACTCACTGCCAGAGAAATTGGCTGTTCACGAGAGGAACGTCAAAGAATTTGATGCTTTTGTAGAAACCTTACAGTGA
- the ATG13 gene encoding autophagy-related protein 13 isoform X3, translating into MDTDLSSQDRKDLDKFIKFFALKTVQVIVQARLGEKICTRSSSSPTGSDWFNLAIKDIPEVTHEAKKALAGQLPAVGRSMCVEISLKTSEGDSMELEIWCLEMNEKCDKETKVSYTVYNRLSLLLKSLLAITRVTPAYRLSRKQGHEYVILYRVYFGEVQLNGLGEGFQTVRVGTVGTPLGTITLSCAYRINLAFMCTRTGEENAVAYPSVEDSQEVCTTSFSTSPPSQLSSSRLSYQPAALGVGSADLGYPVVFAGGLSATHPHQLVVPGKDGGIPMIPSQPMHGTQADHEKIMTCTPLDGGHYSAVTPSSSEDPETVSNSSEGKSGSPHDALETFFVRKVGAFVNKPISQVTMASLDIPFQMFAPKSFELEDNDPMVNPPDSPDTESPLQGSLHSVGSSGSSNGNIHDDFVMVDFKPAFSKDDIIPMDLGTFYREFQNPPQLSSLSIDIGAQSMAEDLDSLPEKLAVHERNVKEFDAFVETLQ; encoded by the exons ATGGATACTGACCTCAGCTCCCAGGACCGGAAGGACTTGGACAAGTTCATAAAATTTTTTGCTTTGAAG ACTGTACAGGTGATTGTGCAGGCCCGACTTGGAGAAAAAATCTGCACTCGCTCATCCTCCTCACCCACAGGCTCTGACTGG TTCAACTTGGCAATCAAAGACATACCAGAAGTTACTCATGAAGCAAAAAAAGCTTTGGCAGGACAGCTGCCTGCTGTTGGACGATCAATGTGTGTGGAAATCTCCCTTAAAACCTCTGAG GGAGATTCCATGGAGCTGGAAATCTGGTGTTTAGAAATGAACGAAAA GTGTGATAAAGAAACCAAAGTTTCCTACACTGTGTATAATAGGCTGTCTCTACTGCTGAAATCTTTGCTTGCTATAACAAGGGTGACACCAGCCTATAGACTCTCAAGGAAACAAGGTCATGAATATGTCATATTGTACAG GGTATACTTTGGAGAAGTGCAACTGAATGGCTTGGGAGAAG GATTTCAGACAGTCCGAGTTGGGACAGTTGGTACTCCACTAGGCACAATCACTTTGTCATGTGCCTACAGAATCAACCTAGCATTCATGTGTACCAG AACAGGTGAAGAAAATGCAGTGGCATATCCATCAGTAGAAGATTCTCAAGAAGTGTGCACAACTTCTTTCTCTACTTCTCCCCCATCTCAG CTCTCCAGCTCTCGTCTTTCTTATCAGCCTGCAGCCTTGGGAGTTGGATCAGCTGACTTGGGCTACCCAGTAGTCTTTGCTGGCGGCTTGAGTGCTACGCATCCTCATCAG TTGGTTGTTCCAGGAAAGGATGGAGGAATACCTATGATCCCTAGCCAACCAATGCATGGCACCCAGGCAGATCATGAGAAAATAATGACATGCACCCCGCTAGATGGAGGTCATTACTCTGCAGTTACTCCATCTAGTAG tgagGATCCAGAAACTGTATCTAACAGCAGTGAAGGAAAGAGTGGTTCTCCACACGATGCCCTGGAGACCTTCTTTGTTCGAAAAGTGGGAGCTTTTGTCAACAAGCCCATCAGCCAG GTGACAATGGCCAGTTTGGACATTCCTTTTCAAATGTTTGCTCCCAAGAGCTTTGAACTAGAAGATAACGATCCCATG GTAAATCCTCCTGATTCTCCAGACACAGAATCTCCCTTACAAGGTAGTCTACACTCAGTGGGTTCCAGTGGCAGCAGCAATGGGAATATCCATGATGATTTTGTTATGGTAGATTTT AAGCCAGCATTTTCTAAGGATGACATTATCCCCATGGACCTGGGGACTTTCTATCGTGAATTTCAGAATCCTCCTCAACTCAGCAGCCTCTCCATTGATATTGGAGCTCAATCCATGGCAGAAGACCTG GACTCACTGCCAGAGAAATTGGCTGTTCACGAGAGGAACGTCAAAGAATTTGATGCTTTTGTAGAAACCTTACAGTGA
- the ATG13 gene encoding autophagy-related protein 13 isoform X4, whose protein sequence is MDTDLSSQDRKDLDKFIKFFALKTVQVIVQARLGEKICTRSSSSPTGSDWFNLAIKDIPEVTHEAKKALAGQLPAVGRSMCVEISLKTSEGDSMELEIWCLEMNEKCDKETKVSYTVYNRLSLLLKSLLAITRVTPAYRLSRKQGHEYVILYRVYFGEVQLNGLGEGFQTVRVGTVGTPLGTITLSCAYRINLAFMCTRQFERTPPIMGIIIDHFVDRPYPSSSPMHPCNYRTGEENAVAYPSVEDSQEVCTTSFSTSPPSQLVVPGKDGGIPMIPSQPMHGTQADHEKIMTCTPLDGGHYSAVTPSSSEDPETVSNSSEGKSGSPHDALETFFVRKVGAFVNKPISQVTMASLDIPFQMFAPKSFELEDNDPMVNPPDSPDTESPLQGSLHSVGSSGSSNGNIHDDFVMVDFKPAFSKDDIIPMDLGTFYREFQNPPQLSSLSIDIGAQSMAEDLDSLPEKLAVHERNVKEFDAFVETLQ, encoded by the exons ATGGATACTGACCTCAGCTCCCAGGACCGGAAGGACTTGGACAAGTTCATAAAATTTTTTGCTTTGAAG ACTGTACAGGTGATTGTGCAGGCCCGACTTGGAGAAAAAATCTGCACTCGCTCATCCTCCTCACCCACAGGCTCTGACTGG TTCAACTTGGCAATCAAAGACATACCAGAAGTTACTCATGAAGCAAAAAAAGCTTTGGCAGGACAGCTGCCTGCTGTTGGACGATCAATGTGTGTGGAAATCTCCCTTAAAACCTCTGAG GGAGATTCCATGGAGCTGGAAATCTGGTGTTTAGAAATGAACGAAAA GTGTGATAAAGAAACCAAAGTTTCCTACACTGTGTATAATAGGCTGTCTCTACTGCTGAAATCTTTGCTTGCTATAACAAGGGTGACACCAGCCTATAGACTCTCAAGGAAACAAGGTCATGAATATGTCATATTGTACAG GGTATACTTTGGAGAAGTGCAACTGAATGGCTTGGGAGAAG GATTTCAGACAGTCCGAGTTGGGACAGTTGGTACTCCACTAGGCACAATCACTTTGTCATGTGCCTACAGAATCAACCTAGCATTCATGTGTACCAG GCAGTTTGAGAGGACCCCACCTATCATGGGGATTATCATTGATCACTTTGTGGACCGTCCCTACCCCAGCTCCTCACCCATGCATCCCTGCAATTACAG AACAGGTGAAGAAAATGCAGTGGCATATCCATCAGTAGAAGATTCTCAAGAAGTGTGCACAACTTCTTTCTCTACTTCTCCCCCATCTCAG TTGGTTGTTCCAGGAAAGGATGGAGGAATACCTATGATCCCTAGCCAACCAATGCATGGCACCCAGGCAGATCATGAGAAAATAATGACATGCACCCCGCTAGATGGAGGTCATTACTCTGCAGTTACTCCATCTAGTAG tgagGATCCAGAAACTGTATCTAACAGCAGTGAAGGAAAGAGTGGTTCTCCACACGATGCCCTGGAGACCTTCTTTGTTCGAAAAGTGGGAGCTTTTGTCAACAAGCCCATCAGCCAG GTGACAATGGCCAGTTTGGACATTCCTTTTCAAATGTTTGCTCCCAAGAGCTTTGAACTAGAAGATAACGATCCCATG GTAAATCCTCCTGATTCTCCAGACACAGAATCTCCCTTACAAGGTAGTCTACACTCAGTGGGTTCCAGTGGCAGCAGCAATGGGAATATCCATGATGATTTTGTTATGGTAGATTTT AAGCCAGCATTTTCTAAGGATGACATTATCCCCATGGACCTGGGGACTTTCTATCGTGAATTTCAGAATCCTCCTCAACTCAGCAGCCTCTCCATTGATATTGGAGCTCAATCCATGGCAGAAGACCTG GACTCACTGCCAGAGAAATTGGCTGTTCACGAGAGGAACGTCAAAGAATTTGATGCTTTTGTAGAAACCTTACAGTGA
- the ATG13 gene encoding autophagy-related protein 13 isoform X2: MDTDLSSQDRKDLDKFIKFFALKTVQVIVQARLGEKICTRSSSSPTGSDWFNLAIKDIPEVTHEAKKALAGQLPAVGRSMCVEISLKTSEGDSMELEIWCLEMNEKCDKETKVSYTVYNRLSLLLKSLLAITRVTPAYRLSRKQGHEYVILYRVYFGEVQLNGLGEGFQTVRVGTVGTPLGTITLSCAYRINLAFMCTRQFERTPPIMGIIIDHFVDRPYPSSSPMHPCNYRTGEENAVAYPSVEDSQEVCTTSFSTSPPSQLSSSRLSYQPAALGVGSADLGYPVVFAGGLSATHPHQLVVPGKDGGIPMIPSQPMHGTQADHEKIMTCTPLDGGHYSAVTPSSSEDPETVSNSSEGKSGSPHDALETFFVRKVGAFVNKPISQVNPPDSPDTESPLQGSLHSVGSSGSSNGNIHDDFVMVDFKPAFSKDDIIPMDLGTFYREFQNPPQLSSLSIDIGAQSMAEDLDSLPEKLAVHERNVKEFDAFVETLQ, from the exons ATGGATACTGACCTCAGCTCCCAGGACCGGAAGGACTTGGACAAGTTCATAAAATTTTTTGCTTTGAAG ACTGTACAGGTGATTGTGCAGGCCCGACTTGGAGAAAAAATCTGCACTCGCTCATCCTCCTCACCCACAGGCTCTGACTGG TTCAACTTGGCAATCAAAGACATACCAGAAGTTACTCATGAAGCAAAAAAAGCTTTGGCAGGACAGCTGCCTGCTGTTGGACGATCAATGTGTGTGGAAATCTCCCTTAAAACCTCTGAG GGAGATTCCATGGAGCTGGAAATCTGGTGTTTAGAAATGAACGAAAA GTGTGATAAAGAAACCAAAGTTTCCTACACTGTGTATAATAGGCTGTCTCTACTGCTGAAATCTTTGCTTGCTATAACAAGGGTGACACCAGCCTATAGACTCTCAAGGAAACAAGGTCATGAATATGTCATATTGTACAG GGTATACTTTGGAGAAGTGCAACTGAATGGCTTGGGAGAAG GATTTCAGACAGTCCGAGTTGGGACAGTTGGTACTCCACTAGGCACAATCACTTTGTCATGTGCCTACAGAATCAACCTAGCATTCATGTGTACCAG GCAGTTTGAGAGGACCCCACCTATCATGGGGATTATCATTGATCACTTTGTGGACCGTCCCTACCCCAGCTCCTCACCCATGCATCCCTGCAATTACAG AACAGGTGAAGAAAATGCAGTGGCATATCCATCAGTAGAAGATTCTCAAGAAGTGTGCACAACTTCTTTCTCTACTTCTCCCCCATCTCAG CTCTCCAGCTCTCGTCTTTCTTATCAGCCTGCAGCCTTGGGAGTTGGATCAGCTGACTTGGGCTACCCAGTAGTCTTTGCTGGCGGCTTGAGTGCTACGCATCCTCATCAG TTGGTTGTTCCAGGAAAGGATGGAGGAATACCTATGATCCCTAGCCAACCAATGCATGGCACCCAGGCAGATCATGAGAAAATAATGACATGCACCCCGCTAGATGGAGGTCATTACTCTGCAGTTACTCCATCTAGTAG tgagGATCCAGAAACTGTATCTAACAGCAGTGAAGGAAAGAGTGGTTCTCCACACGATGCCCTGGAGACCTTCTTTGTTCGAAAAGTGGGAGCTTTTGTCAACAAGCCCATCAGCCAG GTAAATCCTCCTGATTCTCCAGACACAGAATCTCCCTTACAAGGTAGTCTACACTCAGTGGGTTCCAGTGGCAGCAGCAATGGGAATATCCATGATGATTTTGTTATGGTAGATTTT AAGCCAGCATTTTCTAAGGATGACATTATCCCCATGGACCTGGGGACTTTCTATCGTGAATTTCAGAATCCTCCTCAACTCAGCAGCCTCTCCATTGATATTGGAGCTCAATCCATGGCAGAAGACCTG GACTCACTGCCAGAGAAATTGGCTGTTCACGAGAGGAACGTCAAAGAATTTGATGCTTTTGTAGAAACCTTACAGTGA
- the ATG13 gene encoding autophagy-related protein 13 isoform X7, with amino-acid sequence MDTDLSSQDRKDLDKFIKFFALKTVQVIVQARLGEKICTRSSSSPTGSDWFNLAIKDIPEVTHEAKKALAGQLPAVGRSMCVEISLKTSEGDSMELEIWCLEMNEKCDKETKVSYTVYNRLSLLLKSLLAITRVTPAYRLSRKQGHEYVILYRVYFGEVQLNGLGEGFQTVRVGTVGTPLGTITLSCAYRINLAFMCTRQFERTPPIMGIIIDHFVDRPYPSSSPMHPCNYRTGEENAVAYPSVEDSQEVCTTSFSTSPPSQYVFTVTKAHFQTPPPVVMDTLKGPMMGLAFSPQLSSSRLSYQPAALGVGSADLGYPVVFAGGLSATHPHQLVVPGKDGGIPMIPSQPMHGTQADHEKIMTCTPLDGGHYSAVTPSSSEDPETVSNSSEGKSGSPHDALETFFVRKVGAFVNKPISQVTMASLDIPFQMFAPKSFELEDNDPMVNPPDSPDTESPLQGSLHSVGSSGSSNGNIHDDFVMVDFKPAFSKDDIIPMDLGTFYREFQNPPQLSSLSIDIGAQSMAEDLDSLPEKLAVHERNVKEFDAFVETLQ; translated from the exons ATGGATACTGACCTCAGCTCCCAGGACCGGAAGGACTTGGACAAGTTCATAAAATTTTTTGCTTTGAAG ACTGTACAGGTGATTGTGCAGGCCCGACTTGGAGAAAAAATCTGCACTCGCTCATCCTCCTCACCCACAGGCTCTGACTGG TTCAACTTGGCAATCAAAGACATACCAGAAGTTACTCATGAAGCAAAAAAAGCTTTGGCAGGACAGCTGCCTGCTGTTGGACGATCAATGTGTGTGGAAATCTCCCTTAAAACCTCTGAG GGAGATTCCATGGAGCTGGAAATCTGGTGTTTAGAAATGAACGAAAA GTGTGATAAAGAAACCAAAGTTTCCTACACTGTGTATAATAGGCTGTCTCTACTGCTGAAATCTTTGCTTGCTATAACAAGGGTGACACCAGCCTATAGACTCTCAAGGAAACAAGGTCATGAATATGTCATATTGTACAG GGTATACTTTGGAGAAGTGCAACTGAATGGCTTGGGAGAAG GATTTCAGACAGTCCGAGTTGGGACAGTTGGTACTCCACTAGGCACAATCACTTTGTCATGTGCCTACAGAATCAACCTAGCATTCATGTGTACCAG GCAGTTTGAGAGGACCCCACCTATCATGGGGATTATCATTGATCACTTTGTGGACCGTCCCTACCCCAGCTCCTCACCCATGCATCCCTGCAATTACAG AACAGGTGAAGAAAATGCAGTGGCATATCCATCAGTAGAAGATTCTCAAGAAGTGTGCACAACTTCTTTCTCTACTTCTCCCCCATCTCAG TATGTATTTACTGTCACTAAAGCACATTTTCAGACTCCTCCTCCTGTGGTGATGGATACCTTGAAGGGCCCTATGATGGGTCTGGCCTTTTCACCTCAA CTCTCCAGCTCTCGTCTTTCTTATCAGCCTGCAGCCTTGGGAGTTGGATCAGCTGACTTGGGCTACCCAGTAGTCTTTGCTGGCGGCTTGAGTGCTACGCATCCTCATCAG TTGGTTGTTCCAGGAAAGGATGGAGGAATACCTATGATCCCTAGCCAACCAATGCATGGCACCCAGGCAGATCATGAGAAAATAATGACATGCACCCCGCTAGATGGAGGTCATTACTCTGCAGTTACTCCATCTAGTAG tgagGATCCAGAAACTGTATCTAACAGCAGTGAAGGAAAGAGTGGTTCTCCACACGATGCCCTGGAGACCTTCTTTGTTCGAAAAGTGGGAGCTTTTGTCAACAAGCCCATCAGCCAG GTGACAATGGCCAGTTTGGACATTCCTTTTCAAATGTTTGCTCCCAAGAGCTTTGAACTAGAAGATAACGATCCCATG GTAAATCCTCCTGATTCTCCAGACACAGAATCTCCCTTACAAGGTAGTCTACACTCAGTGGGTTCCAGTGGCAGCAGCAATGGGAATATCCATGATGATTTTGTTATGGTAGATTTT AAGCCAGCATTTTCTAAGGATGACATTATCCCCATGGACCTGGGGACTTTCTATCGTGAATTTCAGAATCCTCCTCAACTCAGCAGCCTCTCCATTGATATTGGAGCTCAATCCATGGCAGAAGACCTG GACTCACTGCCAGAGAAATTGGCTGTTCACGAGAGGAACGTCAAAGAATTTGATGCTTTTGTAGAAACCTTACAGTGA
- the ATG13 gene encoding autophagy-related protein 13 isoform X1 codes for MDTDLSSQDRKDLDKFIKFFALKTVQVIVQARLGEKICTRSSSSPTGSDWFNLAIKDIPEVTHEAKKALAGQLPAVGRSMCVEISLKTSEGDSMELEIWCLEMNEKCDKETKVSYTVYNRLSLLLKSLLAITRVTPAYRLSRKQGHEYVILYRVYFGEVQLNGLGEGFQTVRVGTVGTPLGTITLSCAYRINLAFMCTRQFERTPPIMGIIIDHFVDRPYPSSSPMHPCNYRTGEENAVAYPSVEDSQEVCTTSFSTSPPSQLSSSRLSYQPAALGVGSADLGYPVVFAGGLSATHPHQLVVPGKDGGIPMIPSQPMHGTQADHEKIMTCTPLDGGHYSAVTPSSSEDPETVSNSSEGKSGSPHDALETFFVRKVGAFVNKPISQVTMASLDIPFQMFAPKSFELEDNDPMVNPPDSPDTESPLQGSLHSVGSSGSSNGNIHDDFVMVDFKPAFSKDDIIPMDLGTFYREFQNPPQLSSLSIDIGAQSMAEDLDSLPEKLAVHERNVKEFDAFVETLQ; via the exons ATGGATACTGACCTCAGCTCCCAGGACCGGAAGGACTTGGACAAGTTCATAAAATTTTTTGCTTTGAAG ACTGTACAGGTGATTGTGCAGGCCCGACTTGGAGAAAAAATCTGCACTCGCTCATCCTCCTCACCCACAGGCTCTGACTGG TTCAACTTGGCAATCAAAGACATACCAGAAGTTACTCATGAAGCAAAAAAAGCTTTGGCAGGACAGCTGCCTGCTGTTGGACGATCAATGTGTGTGGAAATCTCCCTTAAAACCTCTGAG GGAGATTCCATGGAGCTGGAAATCTGGTGTTTAGAAATGAACGAAAA GTGTGATAAAGAAACCAAAGTTTCCTACACTGTGTATAATAGGCTGTCTCTACTGCTGAAATCTTTGCTTGCTATAACAAGGGTGACACCAGCCTATAGACTCTCAAGGAAACAAGGTCATGAATATGTCATATTGTACAG GGTATACTTTGGAGAAGTGCAACTGAATGGCTTGGGAGAAG GATTTCAGACAGTCCGAGTTGGGACAGTTGGTACTCCACTAGGCACAATCACTTTGTCATGTGCCTACAGAATCAACCTAGCATTCATGTGTACCAG GCAGTTTGAGAGGACCCCACCTATCATGGGGATTATCATTGATCACTTTGTGGACCGTCCCTACCCCAGCTCCTCACCCATGCATCCCTGCAATTACAG AACAGGTGAAGAAAATGCAGTGGCATATCCATCAGTAGAAGATTCTCAAGAAGTGTGCACAACTTCTTTCTCTACTTCTCCCCCATCTCAG CTCTCCAGCTCTCGTCTTTCTTATCAGCCTGCAGCCTTGGGAGTTGGATCAGCTGACTTGGGCTACCCAGTAGTCTTTGCTGGCGGCTTGAGTGCTACGCATCCTCATCAG TTGGTTGTTCCAGGAAAGGATGGAGGAATACCTATGATCCCTAGCCAACCAATGCATGGCACCCAGGCAGATCATGAGAAAATAATGACATGCACCCCGCTAGATGGAGGTCATTACTCTGCAGTTACTCCATCTAGTAG tgagGATCCAGAAACTGTATCTAACAGCAGTGAAGGAAAGAGTGGTTCTCCACACGATGCCCTGGAGACCTTCTTTGTTCGAAAAGTGGGAGCTTTTGTCAACAAGCCCATCAGCCAG GTGACAATGGCCAGTTTGGACATTCCTTTTCAAATGTTTGCTCCCAAGAGCTTTGAACTAGAAGATAACGATCCCATG GTAAATCCTCCTGATTCTCCAGACACAGAATCTCCCTTACAAGGTAGTCTACACTCAGTGGGTTCCAGTGGCAGCAGCAATGGGAATATCCATGATGATTTTGTTATGGTAGATTTT AAGCCAGCATTTTCTAAGGATGACATTATCCCCATGGACCTGGGGACTTTCTATCGTGAATTTCAGAATCCTCCTCAACTCAGCAGCCTCTCCATTGATATTGGAGCTCAATCCATGGCAGAAGACCTG GACTCACTGCCAGAGAAATTGGCTGTTCACGAGAGGAACGTCAAAGAATTTGATGCTTTTGTAGAAACCTTACAGTGA
- the ATG13 gene encoding autophagy-related protein 13 isoform X6 has translation MDTDLSSQDRKDLDKFIKFFALKTVQVIVQARLGEKICTRSSSSPTGSDWFNLAIKDIPEVTHEAKKALAGQLPAVGRSMCVEISLKTSEGDSMELEIWCLEMNEKCDKETKVSYTVYNRLSLLLKSLLAITRVTPAYRLSRKQGHEYVILYRVYFGEVQLNGLGEGFQTVRVGTVGTPLGTITLSCAYRINLAFMCTRTGEENAVAYPSVEDSQEVCTTSFSTSPPSQLVVPGKDGGIPMIPSQPMHGTQADHEKIMTCTPLDGGHYSAVTPSSSEDPETVSNSSEGKSGSPHDALETFFVRKVGAFVNKPISQVTMASLDIPFQMFAPKSFELEDNDPMVNPPDSPDTESPLQGSLHSVGSSGSSNGNIHDDFVMVDFKPAFSKDDIIPMDLGTFYREFQNPPQLSSLSIDIGAQSMAEDLDSLPEKLAVHERNVKEFDAFVETLQ, from the exons ATGGATACTGACCTCAGCTCCCAGGACCGGAAGGACTTGGACAAGTTCATAAAATTTTTTGCTTTGAAG ACTGTACAGGTGATTGTGCAGGCCCGACTTGGAGAAAAAATCTGCACTCGCTCATCCTCCTCACCCACAGGCTCTGACTGG TTCAACTTGGCAATCAAAGACATACCAGAAGTTACTCATGAAGCAAAAAAAGCTTTGGCAGGACAGCTGCCTGCTGTTGGACGATCAATGTGTGTGGAAATCTCCCTTAAAACCTCTGAG GGAGATTCCATGGAGCTGGAAATCTGGTGTTTAGAAATGAACGAAAA GTGTGATAAAGAAACCAAAGTTTCCTACACTGTGTATAATAGGCTGTCTCTACTGCTGAAATCTTTGCTTGCTATAACAAGGGTGACACCAGCCTATAGACTCTCAAGGAAACAAGGTCATGAATATGTCATATTGTACAG GGTATACTTTGGAGAAGTGCAACTGAATGGCTTGGGAGAAG GATTTCAGACAGTCCGAGTTGGGACAGTTGGTACTCCACTAGGCACAATCACTTTGTCATGTGCCTACAGAATCAACCTAGCATTCATGTGTACCAG AACAGGTGAAGAAAATGCAGTGGCATATCCATCAGTAGAAGATTCTCAAGAAGTGTGCACAACTTCTTTCTCTACTTCTCCCCCATCTCAG TTGGTTGTTCCAGGAAAGGATGGAGGAATACCTATGATCCCTAGCCAACCAATGCATGGCACCCAGGCAGATCATGAGAAAATAATGACATGCACCCCGCTAGATGGAGGTCATTACTCTGCAGTTACTCCATCTAGTAG tgagGATCCAGAAACTGTATCTAACAGCAGTGAAGGAAAGAGTGGTTCTCCACACGATGCCCTGGAGACCTTCTTTGTTCGAAAAGTGGGAGCTTTTGTCAACAAGCCCATCAGCCAG GTGACAATGGCCAGTTTGGACATTCCTTTTCAAATGTTTGCTCCCAAGAGCTTTGAACTAGAAGATAACGATCCCATG GTAAATCCTCCTGATTCTCCAGACACAGAATCTCCCTTACAAGGTAGTCTACACTCAGTGGGTTCCAGTGGCAGCAGCAATGGGAATATCCATGATGATTTTGTTATGGTAGATTTT AAGCCAGCATTTTCTAAGGATGACATTATCCCCATGGACCTGGGGACTTTCTATCGTGAATTTCAGAATCCTCCTCAACTCAGCAGCCTCTCCATTGATATTGGAGCTCAATCCATGGCAGAAGACCTG GACTCACTGCCAGAGAAATTGGCTGTTCACGAGAGGAACGTCAAAGAATTTGATGCTTTTGTAGAAACCTTACAGTGA